From the genome of Nostoc punctiforme PCC 73102, one region includes:
- a CDS encoding four helix bundle protein translates to MNDKPSIQSYQDLKVWQEAMNLAEECYRVTKQFPKEETYGMISQIRRASVSIPANIAEGYGRRTRGEYIQFLYIAQGSLKELETHLLLSIRVALAVAEVMKKGVGGRVLGVGKTALVGAWNPHQCNRPERRGLCPTGCWG, encoded by the coding sequence ATGAATGATAAACCGTCAATACAGTCGTATCAAGACTTAAAAGTTTGGCAAGAAGCTATGAATTTAGCAGAAGAATGTTATAGAGTCACAAAACAATTTCCGAAAGAGGAAACATACGGCATGATATCACAAATTAGGAGAGCCTCTGTTTCTATTCCAGCTAATATTGCAGAAGGTTATGGTAGAAGAACAAGAGGTGAATATATTCAATTTTTATACATAGCTCAAGGTTCCCTGAAAGAACTTGAAACTCATCTTTTACTTTCAATTCGTGTAGCATTAGCTGTTGCTGAAGTCATGAAGAAGGGTGTGGGGGGTAGGGTGTTGGGTGTAGGGAAGACAGCATTGGTCGGGGCTTGGAACCCCCACCAATGCAATCGTCCTGAAAGACGGGGCTTGTGTCCTACTGGTTGTTGGGGCTAA
- a CDS encoding tyrosine-type recombinase/integrase, with amino-acid sequence MNYSADSLPKIKLIPLDREALHFTQLGETRRPPTDIRWVKVLEFLRSNNLAPNSRKLYERELKRFLAWSELHYHELRPRHLALYKEYLRDEIRTDAGKPLSKSSINAGIAALKSFFKWMCYTYPEIISTNPTLGIKLEKVPLPPAQSLTPEEMEQVWSALELLGETKQRDTALVHILSHGLRAGEVVQLNVGSFDGKLLFLPDTKTNEPRLVPLKKESREVLAQYLLTRQQSGEVLTSLSPLMISHHASYKGERLSYHGIYFAVEKIGEIALIEDLHPHSFRHTYATDLLLLGVDPSHARKLTGHQSEKAFRRYTLRSEQEAAIAAYYRAIGEEE; translated from the coding sequence ATGAACTACAGCGCAGATTCTTTACCTAAGATCAAACTCATTCCCCTTGATCGTGAAGCTCTACATTTCACACAGCTAGGAGAAACTAGAAGACCACCAACCGATATTCGGTGGGTAAAAGTTCTGGAATTTTTACGCAGCAACAATCTCGCACCCAACAGCCGCAAGCTTTACGAACGCGAACTCAAAAGGTTTTTGGCTTGGAGTGAGCTACACTATCATGAACTGCGCCCACGTCACCTTGCGCTATATAAAGAATACCTACGAGATGAAATACGGACTGATGCAGGTAAACCGCTTTCAAAAAGCAGCATCAACGCAGGAATTGCGGCTCTCAAAAGCTTTTTCAAATGGATGTGTTACACGTATCCTGAAATTATTTCTACTAATCCGACACTGGGGATAAAACTGGAAAAAGTGCCACTGCCACCAGCCCAAAGTTTGACCCCTGAAGAAATGGAACAGGTTTGGTCAGCGTTGGAGTTATTGGGAGAAACAAAGCAACGAGATACAGCACTCGTCCACATTCTCAGTCATGGACTCCGGGCAGGGGAAGTTGTACAGCTAAATGTTGGCTCATTTGATGGCAAGCTGCTGTTTTTACCAGACACCAAAACCAACGAACCACGCTTAGTTCCACTAAAAAAGGAAAGCCGAGAAGTTTTGGCACAGTATTTGCTTACGCGCCAACAAAGCGGTGAGGTGTTAACTAGTCTCAGCCCACTGATGATTTCACACCATGCTTCATACAAAGGTGAACGCTTGAGTTATCACGGCATTTACTTCGCTGTGGAAAAAATCGGTGAAATAGCTCTTATCGAAGACTTGCATCCTCACTCCTTTCGGCATACTTACGCTACTGACTTATTGCTATTGGGAGTTGACCCCAGCCATGCACGAAAATTAACAGGGCATCAAAGCGAGAAAGCGTTTCGGCGCTATACCCTTCGCAGTGAACAAGAAGCTGCGATCGCTGCTTATTATCGAGCAATCGGTGAAGAAGAATAA
- a CDS encoding XisI protein — protein MDKLNEYRTKVRQLLTKHLQYKPSYGDVEVEQIFDEEHDHYQIISVGWNNQHRIYGPIMHLDIKNNKIWIQQNTTEADIALELMEMGIDKQDIVIGFHTPKMRQLSGFAVE, from the coding sequence ATGGATAAATTAAATGAATATCGGACAAAAGTTAGGCAACTCTTAACTAAACATCTCCAGTACAAGCCTAGTTACGGAGATGTAGAAGTAGAACAAATTTTTGATGAAGAACATGACCATTATCAAATTATTAGCGTTGGATGGAATAATCAGCATCGGATTTACGGGCCAATAATGCACTTAGATATCAAGAATAATAAAATTTGGATTCAACAAAATACAACGGAAGCGGATATTGCTTTAGAATTAATGGAAATGGGTATAGATAAACAAGATATTGTTATCGGCTTTCATACTCCTAAAATGCGCCAACTATCGGGATTTGCTGTGGAATAA
- a CDS encoding element excision factor XisH family protein, with amino-acid sequence MARDLFHNIVRSALEKEGWVITDDPLNIRCGGVDVQIDLGAERLLAAEKAGEKIAVEIKNFVSASKISEFHMALGQFINYRTALRVEEPNRNLYLAVPLVTYNDFFNLSFIQTVVNENKLKLIIYNVETEAIEQWIN; translated from the coding sequence ATGGCTCGTGATTTATTCCACAATATAGTGAGGTCTGCATTAGAAAAAGAGGGTTGGGTAATTACAGATGATCCGCTCAATATTAGATGTGGCGGGGTTGATGTTCAAATTGATTTAGGTGCAGAGCGACTTCTAGCTGCCGAAAAAGCAGGAGAAAAAATAGCAGTTGAAATCAAAAATTTTGTGAGTGCCTCAAAAATTTCTGAATTTCACATGGCGCTAGGACAATTTATTAATTATCGAACAGCGTTGCGTGTTGAAGAGCCAAATAGAAACTTATATTTAGCTGTACCATTGGTAACTTATAACGACTTCTTTAACTTGTCTTTTATCCAAACTGTAGTCAATGAAAACAAATTGAAGTTAATTATTTATAATGTGGAAACGGAGGCAATAGAACAATGGATAAATTAA
- a CDS encoding four helix bundle protein → MDKNVGIADRSKAFAIRIIKACSFLDEKPGICRTLSKQLLRSGTSVGANIRESRSAQSDKDFLHKMEIALKEARETEYWLEILIESEVVEKAKFSSLLQEADEMVKILVASTRKIKERLNGNKLRSRKIVVARDKHSELTTTVNSKAIPPI, encoded by the coding sequence GTGGATAAAAATGTTGGGATTGCTGACAGGAGTAAGGCGTTTGCAATTAGAATCATCAAAGCTTGCAGCTTTCTGGACGAAAAACCAGGTATTTGCCGCACTCTATCAAAGCAACTGTTGCGTTCTGGAACAAGTGTTGGTGCAAATATACGGGAGTCACGTTCGGCTCAGTCTGATAAAGACTTTTTGCATAAGATGGAAATCGCTTTAAAGGAAGCGCGCGAAACTGAATATTGGCTAGAAATTTTAATTGAGTCTGAAGTTGTAGAAAAAGCTAAATTTTCTTCTTTACTTCAGGAAGCTGATGAGATGGTAAAGATACTCGTAGCCTCTACACGCAAAATTAAAGAGAGATTAAATGGCAATAAACTTCGCAGTAGGAAGATAGTGGTTGCAAGAGATAAGCACTCAGAATTGACAACTACTGTGAACTCGAAAGCAATACCCCCCATCTGA
- a CDS encoding heteromeric transposase endonuclease subunit TnsA, translating to MARGRQEWTQAKFERYIKEGRGQGSGEKYKPWITVSDFSSMGRSARSPGWKTNRVHHFLSDHERRLFYLFEWSDIVVDIREQFPLLNLDLCTSIASDMGVKYPTDPVSGIPYVLTTDFMLTANKSGKSVQIARTVKPSSDLEKKSVAEKFELERRYYADQNIDWGIVTEKEIPRLLALNIEWIHSSYSLEATTEMAVEELRGLSSILKSRLQKSSATINKVTTALDREMNIESGTSLMLFKHLIATKEILMDMESTKISSCPSVQTIQKIIIK from the coding sequence ATGGCCAGAGGTAGGCAGGAGTGGACTCAAGCCAAGTTTGAACGCTACATCAAAGAAGGTCGCGGTCAAGGTAGTGGAGAGAAGTATAAGCCTTGGATCACTGTCTCCGATTTCTCCTCAATGGGCAGATCAGCAAGAAGCCCTGGTTGGAAGACCAATCGGGTGCATCATTTCTTATCAGACCATGAGCGGCGGCTGTTTTATCTGTTCGAGTGGTCAGATATTGTCGTAGATATCAGGGAGCAATTCCCCCTGCTCAACCTAGACTTATGTACGAGTATCGCTAGTGACATGGGAGTGAAATACCCCACTGACCCAGTTAGTGGTATACCTTACGTTTTAACTACTGACTTCATGCTAACAGCCAATAAATCGGGTAAGTCAGTTCAAATTGCTCGAACAGTCAAACCATCTTCAGATTTGGAAAAAAAATCAGTAGCTGAGAAATTTGAGTTAGAAAGACGCTATTATGCTGACCAAAATATTGACTGGGGAATTGTAACAGAAAAAGAAATTCCCAGGCTTTTAGCTCTGAATATTGAGTGGATTCATTCTTCCTACTCATTAGAAGCGACTACCGAAATGGCAGTTGAGGAACTACGAGGACTCTCAAGTATTTTAAAGTCTCGGCTCCAAAAAAGTAGTGCCACTATCAACAAAGTGACAACAGCTTTAGACAGAGAAATGAATATAGAATCTGGGACATCACTAATGCTTTTTAAGCATCTGATTGCCACCAAAGAAATATTGATGGATATGGAATCAACCAAAATATCTAGCTGTCCTTCAGTTCAAACAATTCAAAAAATTATTATTAAGTAA
- a CDS encoding Mu transposase C-terminal domain-containing protein, protein MNNNLFVNDLIEWIDSDPPNLIERVLWIDSGYNIAFVFDINAKKGFPEAKKVSEIRVAIHTEQALKLKQDPWARHLSDEDLTKIQKDYRENAWSLISSLVEKEPDIYYRSSRGSLIKQVVEQYNQGRSENKLVEKTVYEYLRRFWQRGKNQNALLPDYSNCGGLGKPKKCGEKKRGRPRKYAHEPEIGVGINVTDDDLKIFRISIAKFYNNDKQNSLRTTYKLMIREYYSSDIRYDENGVKKSLLIPPELRPTFTQLKYWYEVELSDIKKSITERKGAKRFALEHRAILETSKMETIGPGSRYQIDATIADVYLVSKYNSNWIIGRPVIYVIIDVFSRMIVGVYVGLEGPSWTGAMMALANAATDKIQFCQEYGINISSTEWPCHHLPDAILGDRGELAGMAVETLIPNLNVRIENAAPYRADWKGLVERYFRTIHGHVKPFLPGYIDTDFRQRGGRDYRLDSRVNIEQFTEIIIHLIRYHNNHHYLASYDREEMMITDNVNPIPIELWKWGIENRSGRLRTFPEDIIKLNLMPNNKATITARGIKFKGMYYSCEKALKEFWFEKARSNLLSKSDKLLDISYDYRKPNFIYVRSPDGRDFEKCFLLDPEERYSQKNIHDIEYLLAYEEWLYQKSQGNELQACVDLIADIESVVNRANDLASVTVDNRVSDNQKVAGIRRNRASEKAKRRDYEGFELAKRETPIPETVMPSKNSDSKENKSLQPDHLELLRKKRQEHFNEHRE, encoded by the coding sequence ATGAATAATAATTTATTTGTCAACGACCTCATAGAATGGATAGACTCAGACCCTCCCAACTTGATTGAGAGAGTTCTGTGGATTGATTCTGGTTATAACATTGCCTTTGTTTTTGATATAAATGCCAAGAAAGGGTTTCCCGAAGCGAAAAAAGTTTCAGAAATAAGAGTTGCAATTCATACAGAACAAGCACTGAAGCTTAAACAAGACCCTTGGGCAAGGCATTTGAGTGATGAAGATTTAACCAAGATACAAAAAGATTATAGAGAAAATGCTTGGTCACTAATTTCATCCCTGGTTGAAAAAGAACCGGACATATACTATCGTTCGTCACGGGGTTCGCTTATCAAGCAGGTTGTTGAACAATATAACCAGGGGAGAAGTGAAAATAAATTAGTCGAAAAAACAGTTTATGAATATTTGAGAAGATTCTGGCAGAGAGGGAAAAATCAAAATGCGCTTTTACCTGACTATTCAAATTGTGGAGGTCTCGGAAAGCCCAAAAAATGTGGAGAAAAGAAACGAGGAAGACCAAGAAAATATGCCCATGAACCAGAAATTGGTGTAGGGATTAATGTAACAGACGATGATCTGAAAATTTTTAGAATTTCCATAGCCAAATTTTACAACAATGACAAACAGAATTCTTTGAGGACTACTTATAAATTAATGATTAGGGAATATTATTCATCAGATATTCGTTATGACGAAAATGGGGTAAAAAAATCCCTATTAATTCCCCCCGAACTTAGGCCGACATTCACTCAATTGAAATATTGGTATGAAGTCGAACTATCAGATATCAAAAAAAGTATTACAGAACGAAAGGGAGCGAAAAGATTTGCTTTGGAGCATAGAGCAATTTTAGAAACATCTAAGATGGAAACCATTGGGCCCGGTTCTAGATACCAAATTGATGCCACAATTGCAGATGTATATTTGGTTTCTAAATACAACTCTAACTGGATTATTGGCAGACCAGTAATTTATGTAATCATTGATGTTTTCAGCCGAATGATTGTGGGGGTTTATGTTGGTTTAGAGGGGCCTTCTTGGACAGGAGCAATGATGGCTCTAGCTAATGCAGCCACAGATAAAATACAGTTTTGTCAGGAATATGGCATTAATATTTCCTCTACAGAATGGCCTTGCCACCATCTGCCAGATGCAATTTTGGGCGACCGAGGCGAACTTGCAGGGATGGCAGTAGAGACATTAATCCCAAATCTCAATGTCCGAATTGAAAATGCTGCACCTTACCGTGCTGATTGGAAGGGTTTAGTAGAGAGGTACTTCCGTACAATTCATGGTCATGTCAAACCATTTTTACCCGGTTATATAGACACAGATTTTAGACAAAGAGGGGGGCGAGACTATCGTCTTGATAGCAGAGTTAACATAGAGCAGTTTACTGAAATTATTATCCACTTAATTCGCTATCACAATAATCATCATTACCTGGCCAGTTATGATAGGGAAGAAATGATGATTACTGATAATGTAAATCCCATACCCATAGAATTATGGAAGTGGGGGATAGAAAATCGTTCTGGTAGACTCAGGACTTTTCCTGAAGATATAATCAAGCTAAATTTGATGCCAAATAATAAAGCGACCATCACCGCTCGTGGCATCAAATTTAAGGGAATGTATTACAGTTGTGAGAAGGCATTGAAAGAATTCTGGTTTGAAAAAGCTAGAAGTAATTTGCTCTCCAAATCAGATAAATTATTAGATATTTCTTACGACTATCGCAAACCCAATTTTATCTATGTCCGCTCTCCTGATGGTAGAGATTTTGAGAAGTGCTTCCTTTTAGATCCAGAAGAGCGTTATTCTCAGAAAAATATACATGATATTGAATATTTACTCGCTTATGAAGAGTGGCTTTATCAGAAAAGTCAAGGCAATGAACTTCAAGCTTGTGTTGACTTAATAGCTGACATTGAAAGTGTTGTCAACAGAGCTAATGATTTAGCCTCTGTAACTGTTGATAATAGGGTAAGTGATAACCAAAAAGTTGCTGGGATTAGGAGAAATAGAGCTTCAGAGAAGGCTAAACGACGCGACTATGAGGGGTTCGAGTTAGCTAAGAGAGAAACTCCTATTCCTGAGACAGTTATGCCGAGCAAAAATTCTGACTCTAAAGAAAATAAATCATTACAGCCTGACCATTTGGAGCTTCTGAGAAAGAAGCGCCAGGAGCATTTTAATGAACATAGAGAATGA
- a CDS encoding ATP-binding protein yields MNIENEWEWVKIPNGEWAAVAKYRDHKLSEYNTNPIIRSLPPIFSREKFVEYVTRLPTCKSSERELEPQYRFHCIERLSRYFDPLNKTVDLQQVVCVLIMQGYLRRNPLQPEYALRSGQIYQAVLSGGGFNLEEYVDVPTSASGLTIIGPSGIGKTTNLLNILSLYPQVIVHPAHSVYQIVWLKVDCPHAGSLKGLCIDFFRAVDKLLGTNNFQKFGVKRNSEDYMLAQVAQIAHTQHLGVLVIDEMQNLVAARRNSSEMLNFLVKMDNIIGVPVIRVGTNEAFPILQGNFRNARRGVGEGGVIWDRMENNREWNFFIEGMWEFQWTKQYIPLTANITSALYYESQGIIDIVIKLYKMVQWRAIALGSEVITVDLIHACAADGLHLVKPMLDAIRSGDEKWMMKYKDIAPLDTNLYRNKCLDSLEETDLEEVRRLARSSQRMGHISATLRHVIIELINLDVPPATAKSCAEKVVTPHGENADKKVLIKEAYKLALQCGNISTEPVQHQERKIKLQPKYQENDIRVIVENAKKNQTPACEDLKALGIIKDPLKDFFIGE; encoded by the coding sequence ATGAACATAGAGAATGAGTGGGAATGGGTTAAAATTCCCAACGGGGAATGGGCTGCTGTTGCTAAATACAGAGACCACAAGTTGTCTGAATATAATACAAATCCAATAATTCGCTCTCTTCCTCCTATCTTTTCTAGAGAGAAATTTGTTGAGTATGTGACACGACTTCCGACGTGCAAATCTTCAGAAAGAGAACTAGAGCCTCAGTACAGATTTCACTGTATTGAGCGACTATCGAGATATTTTGACCCATTGAATAAAACCGTTGATTTACAACAGGTAGTTTGCGTATTAATTATGCAAGGTTATCTGAGGCGAAATCCCTTGCAACCAGAATATGCACTGCGTAGCGGTCAAATTTATCAGGCGGTGCTTTCTGGAGGAGGTTTTAACTTAGAGGAGTATGTAGATGTTCCCACCTCGGCATCTGGGTTGACAATCATTGGGCCGTCAGGAATAGGCAAGACAACCAATCTCCTAAATATCCTCTCTTTATATCCCCAGGTGATTGTCCATCCAGCTCATAGTGTTTACCAAATTGTTTGGTTGAAAGTTGACTGTCCCCATGCCGGTTCTTTGAAGGGTTTGTGTATCGACTTCTTCAGAGCTGTTGACAAATTACTCGGCACTAATAACTTCCAAAAATTTGGGGTAAAACGCAACTCTGAGGATTATATGCTGGCTCAAGTTGCCCAAATTGCCCACACCCAACATTTAGGAGTTTTAGTTATCGATGAAATGCAAAATTTAGTAGCAGCCAGAAGAAATAGCTCCGAAATGTTGAATTTTTTGGTGAAAATGGACAATATTATTGGAGTCCCAGTAATTCGCGTTGGTACAAATGAGGCTTTCCCAATTCTTCAAGGTAATTTTAGAAATGCGAGAAGAGGTGTGGGAGAAGGGGGAGTAATTTGGGACAGGATGGAAAATAATCGGGAATGGAACTTTTTTATCGAAGGAATGTGGGAGTTTCAGTGGACAAAACAATATATACCGTTAACTGCAAATATTACCTCGGCTCTATATTATGAAAGCCAAGGAATTATTGATATCGTCATTAAACTCTATAAAATGGTGCAATGGAGAGCTATTGCTTTAGGGAGCGAAGTAATCACTGTTGACTTGATTCATGCTTGTGCTGCTGACGGTCTGCATCTAGTTAAACCAATGTTAGATGCTATTAGGTCTGGGGATGAGAAATGGATGATGAAATACAAAGATATTGCTCCATTGGACACAAATCTATACCGCAATAAGTGCTTAGATTCTCTTGAAGAAACAGATTTAGAAGAAGTGAGGAGATTAGCACGCTCATCACAGAGGATGGGTCACATATCAGCAACGCTACGTCATGTAATTATTGAACTGATTAATTTAGATGTTCCACCTGCTACTGCCAAGAGTTGTGCCGAAAAAGTTGTTACTCCTCATGGAGAAAATGCAGATAAAAAAGTGCTAATTAAAGAGGCTTATAAACTAGCTTTGCAATGCGGTAATATTTCAACAGAGCCAGTTCAGCATCAAGAACGAAAAATAAAACTCCAACCGAAGTATCAGGAGAATGATATCCGAGTTATTGTTGAAAATGCGAAGAAAAATCAAACTCCAGCTTGTGAGGATTTGAAAGCTTTGGGGATTATTAAAGACCCACTCAAAGACTTTTTTATTGGTGAGTAG
- a CDS encoding TnsD family Tn7-like transposition protein yields the protein MLSFFPTPYPDEILYSVFARYHARSGNIKPDETLQELFNSRNIIVRPDLPYNLSYLIKNLPLLSQHTLESLIQKHTLYPMYAVFMPDSKSAILGYMKGELGTYIYRGIASSVYLPKYFRFCPKCLFENLHTFGEAYWHRLHQTPGVLVCTIHDVVLNDSIVPIWNNQWYQVGIASLENCPISNVTKNYSESTKELLRLIASDIEWLMTCDFKSLPSKELDWFHIQYIVLLIKRNLATLDRQVYEQGLRQKFLSFYGSEFLEALGINVSNNNINLFNIFRLHLEVFDPVMHLLMIRFLRHSPSTFFARKSKYKPFGKGPWLCLNPACEHYLHSVVTKLVMLLSNDLDSTYSYIKNPIGTFECDCGFQYSKIGVNLTKVDKFRFERIVTFGQLWEQKYLELNVVDRLNFQQAAYNLSFNYSKSPMTMLRKLEALWKSLNDSVEKDAG from the coding sequence ATGCTCAGTTTTTTCCCTACGCCTTACCCAGATGAGATTTTATATAGCGTGTTTGCACGTTATCATGCCAGAAGTGGTAATATAAAGCCTGATGAAACGTTGCAAGAATTGTTCAATTCCCGGAATATTATAGTTAGGCCGGACTTACCCTATAACTTAAGTTATTTAATTAAAAATCTTCCACTGCTCTCTCAACATACGTTAGAAAGTCTAATCCAAAAACATACACTGTACCCCATGTATGCAGTCTTTATGCCTGACAGCAAATCAGCTATTCTGGGTTACATGAAAGGAGAGTTGGGGACATATATTTATAGAGGAATAGCAAGCTCAGTTTATCTGCCAAAATATTTTAGGTTTTGTCCAAAATGCCTTTTTGAAAACTTGCATACATTTGGCGAGGCATATTGGCATCGACTTCACCAAACACCTGGTGTTCTTGTCTGCACAATTCATGATGTTGTCTTAAACGATAGTATTGTACCTATCTGGAATAATCAGTGGTATCAAGTTGGTATTGCTAGTTTGGAAAACTGTCCTATATCGAATGTAACGAAAAATTACAGTGAGTCCACTAAGGAGTTATTACGCCTAATTGCATCTGATATTGAGTGGTTAATGACCTGTGACTTCAAATCGCTTCCTTCTAAGGAATTAGATTGGTTTCATATCCAATATATAGTTTTATTGATTAAGAGGAATTTAGCGACTCTAGACCGTCAGGTATATGAGCAAGGTTTACGACAGAAATTTTTGTCTTTTTATGGAAGTGAATTTCTTGAGGCTCTTGGTATAAATGTCAGTAACAATAACATAAATTTATTTAACATTTTTCGATTGCATTTGGAGGTTTTTGACCCGGTAATGCATCTGCTAATGATTAGATTTTTGAGGCATTCGCCTTCAACGTTTTTTGCTCGGAAATCTAAATATAAACCTTTTGGTAAGGGGCCTTGGCTTTGTCTAAATCCTGCTTGCGAACACTATCTCCATTCTGTGGTTACGAAGTTAGTGATGCTTTTAAGCAATGATCTAGATTCGACCTATTCTTATATAAAAAATCCTATAGGGACTTTTGAGTGTGATTGCGGTTTTCAATATAGTAAGATTGGCGTGAATTTGACTAAAGTTGATAAGTTTCGATTTGAAAGAATCGTGACGTTTGGTCAATTATGGGAACAAAAGTATTTGGAATTAAATGTTGTTGATAGACTAAATTTTCAGCAAGCTGCGTACAACCTTAGTTTTAATTATAGCAAGAGTCCAATGACTATGTTGCGTAAGCTAGAAGCTTTGTGGAAGTCTTTGAATGATAGTGTAGAAAAAGACGCCGGTTAA